One window of the Pseudomonas sihuiensis genome contains the following:
- a CDS encoding glycine cleavage system protein R — MSTPLVREQFLVISALGRDAMALTNLLSRTSHENRCAVISTRLSRHGEFSALVLQVSGSWDALARLESSLPLLAKKHDFSVDLARSAAAEVRPQALPYVAYVSAVYRPDILNELCQFFIDHRVELEALTCDTYQAPQTGGTMLNATLTVTLPAGTQISWLRDQFLDFADALNLDALIEPWRPQNP, encoded by the coding sequence ATGTCCACCCCCCTCGTTCGCGAACAATTCCTCGTCATCAGCGCTCTCGGCCGCGATGCCATGGCCCTGACCAACCTGCTCAGCCGCACCAGCCATGAGAACCGTTGTGCGGTGATCAGCACTCGCCTGAGCCGTCACGGTGAATTCAGCGCCCTGGTGCTGCAGGTGTCCGGTAGCTGGGATGCACTGGCGCGCCTGGAGTCGAGCCTGCCGCTGCTGGCCAAGAAGCATGATTTCAGCGTGGACCTGGCGCGCAGCGCCGCCGCCGAAGTGCGCCCGCAGGCGCTGCCTTATGTGGCCTACGTCAGCGCGGTGTACCGCCCGGACATTCTCAACGAACTATGCCAGTTCTTCATCGACCACCGCGTCGAGCTGGAAGCCCTGACCTGCGACACCTACCAGGCGCCACAGACCGGCGGCACCATGCTCAACGCCACCCTGACCGTGACGCTGCCGGCCGGCACACAGATCAGTTGGCTGCGCGATCAGTTCCTCGATTTCGCCGATGCGCTGAATCTTGATGCCTTGATCGAACCCTGGCGCCCGCAGAATCCATGA
- a CDS encoding sulfurtransferase TusA family protein: MTDVPAFDAELDACGLSCPLPLLKAKLELNRLASGAVLKVSATDAGSQRDFRAFASLAGHALLHEELEAGVYRYWLRKA, encoded by the coding sequence ATGACAGACGTACCGGCTTTCGATGCTGAACTCGATGCCTGCGGGCTCAGCTGCCCGCTGCCCTTGCTCAAGGCCAAGCTCGAACTCAATCGCCTGGCCAGTGGCGCGGTGCTCAAGGTCAGCGCCACTGACGCCGGCTCGCAGCGCGACTTTCGTGCCTTCGCCAGCCTGGCCGGGCATGCGCTGCTGCATGAAGAGCTCGAGGCAGGCGTTTACCGCTATTGGCTGCGCAAGGCCTGA
- a CDS encoding STAS-like domain-containing protein, translating to MTTINVNVVDFSEFPGPRYEQHGPNSGERFRREVLLEAISKKPEKIIVNLDGVLGYGSSFLEEAFGGLIRDGVQSEVALEIANNLISEIDPSLKIEITEYIKEAIEHRNKNARNS from the coding sequence ATGACGACCATAAATGTCAATGTTGTAGATTTCAGTGAATTCCCGGGACCTCGATATGAGCAGCACGGACCGAATTCAGGAGAACGCTTCAGACGCGAAGTGTTGCTAGAAGCAATATCCAAGAAACCAGAAAAAATAATAGTCAACCTTGACGGAGTACTTGGATACGGGTCATCTTTTTTAGAAGAAGCTTTCGGCGGCTTAATACGAGATGGCGTACAATCAGAAGTGGCACTTGAAATAGCAAACAATTTAATATCAGAAATAGATCCATCCCTAAAAATAGAAATAACAGAATATATAAAAGAAGCCATAGAGCATCGAAATAAAAATGCCAGAAACTCCTAA
- a CDS encoding AI-2E family transporter, with amino-acid sequence MVKVLRDWLHRYFSDEQAVVLAVLLVLGFAVVLTLGGMLAPVLTGLVLAFLMQGLVNGLERLKVPQVLAVWLVFTLFMGGLTVFLLVLMPLLWQQLSTLFNELPRMAAEWQSVFLLLPERYPNLITDAQVVQLIDSMRGEAGKFGQWALSFSLSSLPMLVSVMIYLVLVPILVFFFLKDREQIGQWFRSYLPRERSLITQVAQEMNQQIANYIRGKFIEIIICGVVTYIAFAYLGLNYAALLALLVGLSVVVPYIGAVVVTVPVALIGLFQWGWSDQFLYLMVIYGIIQALDGNVLVPLLFSEAVNLHPVAIICAVLLFGGLWGFWGVFFAIPLATLFKAVINAWPRTEPVSAE; translated from the coding sequence ATGGTCAAGGTTTTACGCGATTGGCTGCACCGCTACTTCTCCGACGAACAGGCGGTGGTGTTGGCGGTGCTGCTGGTGCTCGGCTTTGCCGTGGTGCTGACGCTGGGCGGCATGCTCGCGCCGGTGCTGACCGGCCTGGTGCTGGCCTTTCTCATGCAGGGCCTGGTCAACGGCCTGGAGCGCCTGAAGGTGCCGCAGGTACTGGCGGTCTGGCTGGTGTTCACCCTGTTCATGGGCGGCCTGACGGTGTTTCTGCTGGTGCTGATGCCGCTGCTCTGGCAACAGTTGAGTACGCTGTTCAATGAACTGCCGCGTATGGCCGCCGAATGGCAATCGGTGTTCCTGCTGCTGCCGGAGCGTTACCCGAACCTGATCACCGACGCGCAGGTCGTGCAACTGATCGACAGCATGCGCGGCGAAGCTGGCAAGTTTGGCCAGTGGGCGCTGTCGTTCTCCCTGTCCAGCCTGCCGATGCTGGTCAGCGTGATGATCTACCTGGTACTGGTGCCGATCCTGGTGTTCTTCTTCCTCAAGGACCGCGAGCAGATCGGCCAGTGGTTTCGCAGCTACCTACCGCGCGAGCGCTCACTGATTACCCAGGTGGCGCAGGAAATGAACCAGCAGATCGCCAACTACATCCGTGGCAAGTTCATCGAGATCATCATCTGCGGCGTGGTCACCTATATCGCCTTCGCCTACCTGGGCCTCAATTACGCCGCGCTGCTGGCCTTGCTGGTCGGCCTGTCGGTGGTGGTGCCTTATATCGGCGCGGTGGTGGTGACCGTGCCGGTGGCGCTGATCGGTCTGTTCCAGTGGGGCTGGAGCGACCAGTTCCTCTATCTGATGGTGATCTACGGGATCATCCAGGCGCTCGATGGCAATGTGCTGGTGCCGCTGTTGTTCTCCGAGGCGGTCAACCTGCATCCGGTGGCGATCATCTGCGCGGTGCTGCTGTTCGGCGGGCTGTGGGGCTTCTGGGGTGTGTTCTTCGCCATTCCGCTGGCCACCCTGTTCAAGGCCGTGATCAACGCCTGGCCGCGTACCGAACCGGTGTCCGCCGAATAA
- the dapA gene encoding 4-hydroxy-tetrahydrodipicolinate synthase, producing the protein MIAGSMVALVTPMDAQGGLDWEALSKLVDFHLQEGTNAIVAVGTTGESATLEVPEHIEVIKRVVKQVAGRIPVIAGTGGNSTRESVELTRAAQEVGADAALLVTPYYNKPTQEGLYLHFRHIAEAVSIPQILYNVPGRTVCDMLPETVERLSKIDNIIGIKEATGDLQRAQDVLDRVSKDFLVYSGDDATAVELMLLGGKGNISVTANVAPRAMSDLCAAAMRGEAAIARAINDRLMPLHKALFLESNPIPVKWALHEMGLMGDGIRLPLTWLSPRCHEPLRQAMRQCGVLA; encoded by the coding sequence ATGATTGCGGGCAGTATGGTGGCACTGGTCACGCCCATGGATGCGCAGGGTGGTCTGGATTGGGAGGCCCTGAGCAAATTGGTGGATTTCCACCTGCAAGAGGGCACCAATGCCATCGTCGCGGTCGGCACCACCGGTGAGTCCGCCACGCTGGAAGTGCCCGAGCACATCGAAGTGATCAAGCGCGTGGTCAAGCAGGTTGCCGGCCGTATCCCGGTGATCGCCGGCACCGGCGGCAACTCCACCCGCGAATCGGTCGAGCTGACCCGTGCCGCGCAGGAAGTCGGCGCCGACGCCGCCCTGCTGGTCACCCCGTACTACAACAAGCCCACCCAGGAAGGCCTGTACCTGCATTTCCGCCACATCGCCGAAGCCGTCTCGATCCCGCAGATCCTCTACAACGTGCCGGGCCGTACCGTGTGCGACATGTTGCCGGAGACCGTCGAGCGCCTGTCGAAGATCGACAACATCATCGGCATCAAGGAAGCCACCGGCGACCTGCAGCGCGCCCAGGACGTACTGGATCGCGTCAGCAAGGATTTCCTCGTCTACTCCGGTGACGACGCCACTGCCGTCGAACTGATGCTGCTGGGCGGCAAGGGCAACATCTCCGTCACCGCCAACGTTGCGCCGCGTGCCATGAGCGATCTGTGCGCTGCCGCCATGCGTGGCGAGGCTGCCATCGCCCGCGCCATCAACGACCGTCTGATGCCGCTGCACAAGGCACTGTTCCTCGAATCCAACCCGATTCCGGTGAAATGGGCGCTGCACGAAATGGGTCTGATGGGCGATGGTATTCGTCTGCCGCTGACCTGGCTCAGCCCGCGCTGTCACGAACCGCTGCGCCAGGCCATGCGCCAGTGCGGTGTATTGGCTTAA
- a CDS encoding M48 family metalloprotease translates to MTFLRPTLLTLACLFAAHTGASDLPSLGDASSSIVSPQQEHQLGRAWLGLLRGQVSQLDDPQLKDFVESSVYRLSETSQLQDRRLEFVLLNSPQLNAFAAPGGIVGVNGGLFLYAQTEAEYASVMAHELAHLSQRHFARGVEAQQRMQLPMMAAMLAGIVAAAAGAGDAGMAAIMSTQAAAIQEQRRFSRQNEQEADRIGLVNLEKAGYDPRAMPLMFERLMRQYRYDARPPEFLLTHPVSESRIADTRNRAEQYPATGREDSLRYQLMRARVQLTYEETPGVAAKRFRAMLDENPGLDAARYGLVLAQMKTGQLAEAGETLAPLLSKTPDDITYNLAQIELDMAANRLDAAERRLERMFTLYPSNYPLQQARVDLLLKQQRIADAERALDNLLKTRAKDPDVWYQVAEVRGLSGNTIGLHQARAEFFALVGDYNQAIEQLDFAKRRASNNFQLASRIDARQRELSEEKRLVEQMLR, encoded by the coding sequence ATGACTTTTCTGCGCCCCACCCTGCTGACGCTGGCCTGCCTGTTCGCCGCCCACACCGGTGCCAGTGACCTGCCGTCGCTAGGCGACGCCAGCTCCTCGATCGTCTCGCCCCAGCAAGAACACCAGCTCGGCCGTGCCTGGCTCGGCCTGCTGCGTGGCCAGGTTTCGCAACTGGACGACCCGCAACTGAAGGATTTCGTCGAGTCCAGCGTCTATCGCCTGTCGGAAACCAGCCAGTTGCAGGACCGCCGCCTGGAGTTCGTGTTGCTCAACAGCCCGCAGCTCAACGCCTTCGCCGCCCCCGGCGGGATCGTCGGGGTCAACGGTGGCCTGTTCCTTTATGCCCAGACCGAAGCCGAGTACGCCTCGGTCATGGCGCACGAATTGGCGCACTTGTCGCAGCGCCACTTCGCCCGTGGCGTCGAGGCCCAGCAACGCATGCAGTTGCCGATGATGGCGGCCATGCTCGCCGGCATTGTCGCCGCGGCGGCCGGCGCCGGCGATGCCGGTATGGCAGCGATCATGTCGACCCAGGCCGCTGCCATTCAGGAACAACGGCGTTTCTCCCGGCAGAACGAACAGGAGGCCGACCGCATTGGCCTGGTCAACCTGGAAAAGGCCGGCTACGACCCACGCGCCATGCCACTGATGTTCGAACGGCTGATGCGTCAGTACCGTTACGACGCCCGCCCGCCGGAATTCCTGCTGACCCACCCGGTGTCGGAATCGCGTATTGCCGACACCCGCAACCGCGCCGAGCAGTACCCGGCCACGGGCCGCGAAGATAGCTTGCGCTACCAGTTGATGCGCGCCCGCGTGCAACTGACCTACGAAGAGACGCCGGGCGTTGCGGCCAAGCGTTTCCGCGCCATGCTCGACGAGAACCCCGGCCTTGATGCCGCACGCTACGGCCTGGTACTGGCGCAGATGAAAACCGGCCAACTCGCCGAAGCCGGTGAAACCCTGGCGCCGCTGCTGAGCAAGACCCCGGACGACATCACCTACAACCTGGCGCAGATCGAGCTGGATATGGCGGCCAATCGCCTGGACGCTGCCGAGCGTCGTCTGGAGCGCATGTTCACCCTCTATCCGAGCAACTACCCATTGCAGCAGGCTCGCGTCGATCTGCTGCTCAAGCAGCAACGCATCGCCGATGCCGAGCGCGCCCTGGACAATCTGCTCAAGACTCGCGCCAAGGACCCGGACGTCTGGTATCAGGTCGCAGAGGTACGCGGCCTGAGTGGTAATACCATCGGCCTGCACCAGGCACGCGCGGAGTTCTTCGCCCTGGTCGGCGACTACAACCAGGCCATCGAGCAGTTGGACTTCGCCAAGCGCCGCGCCAGCAACAACTTCCAGCTGGCCTCGCGCATCGATGCCCGTCAGCGCGAACTCTCCGAGGAGAAGCGCCTGGTCGAGCAGATGCTGCGCTGA
- a CDS encoding antitoxin of toxin-antitoxin stability system, which produces MAKETVFQLKLEPALLEEFTAAAKAVHRPASQVMLDLMYDFIHQQQIIREHDEFVQLKVAVARASVEAGRGRSNDDVEAEFAARRAKG; this is translated from the coding sequence ATGGCCAAAGAAACCGTCTTCCAATTGAAGCTGGAGCCCGCGCTGCTAGAAGAATTTACGGCAGCCGCTAAAGCTGTACACCGGCCAGCCTCTCAGGTCATGCTTGACCTTATGTACGATTTCATCCACCAGCAGCAGATCATCAGAGAGCATGATGAGTTCGTGCAACTAAAGGTCGCTGTTGCCAGGGCATCGGTAGAGGCCGGTCGTGGTCGATCCAACGATGACGTCGAAGCCGAATTCGCCGCTCGCCGTGCCAAGGGCTAG
- a CDS encoding peroxiredoxin, with product MPVELDKAVADFQAEATSGQQVKLSALKGQQVVLYFYPKDATPGCTTEGMDFSARFEQFKAANTLIFGVSMDSLKKHESFKCKQAFPFELISDEEHQLCDLFGVYQLKKNYGKEYMGIVRSTFLIDKDGVLREEWRNVKVAGHVDKVLAAAEALNKG from the coding sequence ATGCCCGTTGAACTCGACAAAGCCGTTGCCGACTTCCAGGCCGAGGCCACCAGTGGCCAGCAGGTAAAGCTGTCCGCCCTCAAGGGCCAGCAGGTCGTGCTGTATTTTTATCCGAAGGACGCGACCCCGGGCTGCACCACCGAGGGTATGGACTTCAGCGCTCGCTTCGAGCAGTTCAAGGCGGCCAACACGCTGATCTTCGGCGTGTCGATGGACAGCCTGAAGAAGCACGAAAGCTTCAAGTGCAAGCAGGCGTTTCCCTTCGAGCTGATCAGCGACGAAGAGCACCAGCTGTGCGACCTGTTCGGCGTGTACCAGTTGAAGAAGAACTACGGCAAAGAATACATGGGCATCGTGCGCAGTACCTTCCTCATTGATAAGGACGGCGTGTTGCGTGAAGAGTGGCGCAACGTCAAGGTCGCCGGCCATGTCGACAAGGTGCTGGCAGCCGCCGAAGCCCTGAACAAAGGCTGA
- a CDS encoding phosphoribosylaminoimidazolesuccinocarboxamide synthase has product MSTPTTLSLKKIYSGKVRDLYEIDDKRMLMVATDRLSAFDVILEQPIPEKGKILTAISNFWFDKLAGVVPNHFTGDKVEDVVPAAELPLVEGRAVVAKRLKPVAVEAIVRGYIVGSGWKEYQKSGTVCGIALPAGLKEAAKLPQPIFTPSTKAAVGDHDENISFAQCEAIIGAELAAQVRDTAIKLYTTAVEYAATRGIIIADTKFEFGLDEDGTLTLMDEVLTPDSSRFWPADSYAEGSNPPSFDKQFVRDWLESTGWNKQAPAPAVPADVAQKTADKYREALTRLTA; this is encoded by the coding sequence ATGAGCACACCCACCACCCTGAGCCTGAAGAAGATCTACTCGGGCAAGGTCCGCGACCTCTACGAAATCGACGACAAGCGCATGCTGATGGTGGCCACTGATCGTCTGTCGGCATTCGACGTCATTCTCGAACAACCGATTCCGGAGAAGGGCAAGATCCTCACCGCCATCTCCAACTTCTGGTTCGACAAGCTGGCTGGCGTGGTGCCCAACCACTTCACCGGTGACAAGGTCGAGGACGTGGTGCCGGCAGCCGAGCTGCCACTGGTCGAAGGCCGTGCGGTCGTCGCCAAGCGCCTCAAGCCCGTCGCCGTGGAAGCCATCGTGCGTGGCTACATCGTCGGCTCCGGCTGGAAGGAATACCAGAAGAGCGGCACCGTGTGCGGCATCGCCCTGCCAGCAGGCCTGAAGGAAGCAGCCAAACTGCCGCAACCGATCTTCACCCCCTCGACCAAGGCCGCCGTGGGCGATCATGACGAGAACATCAGCTTCGCGCAGTGCGAAGCCATCATCGGCGCCGAACTGGCTGCCCAGGTGCGTGACACGGCGATCAAGCTGTACACCACGGCTGTCGAGTACGCCGCTACCCGCGGCATCATCATCGCTGACACCAAGTTCGAATTCGGTCTGGACGAAGACGGCACCCTGACCCTGATGGACGAAGTGCTGACCCCGGACTCCAGCCGCTTCTGGCCGGCCGACAGCTACGCCGAAGGCAGCAACCCGCCGAGCTTCGACAAGCAGTTCGTGCGCGACTGGCTGGAATCCACCGGCTGGAACAAGCAAGCCCCGGCCCCGGCCGTACCGGCAGACGTCGCGCAGAAAACCGCCGACAAGTACCGCGAAGCGCTGACCCGCCTGACCGCTTGA
- the bamC gene encoding outer membrane protein assembly factor BamC, whose protein sequence is MKRLAGFSALALIVSSTSGCGWLWGENGYFRDRGSDYLEARQTAPMQLPADVQAKRLDPLLPVPAQVASSTATPAEFEVPRPQGLQVRADEREFSLQRSGDSRWVVAQRVPAEVWPLVRQFFEDNGFRIASERPQTGEFITSWQRFDELSTSMARSLSSRVSGVAADAETRVRVRIEPGVQRNTSEVFVTSAERPAGSTADVDFAARSGNASLEAALLDEMLVSMARGVEQGGSVSLLAARDYDAPSRVSLSEDGNGNPVLNLGADFDRAWSGVGRSLELGNVRVDDLNRSLGLYYINMAEGAQINEEKPGFFGRMFGSAPSKEEIEARAERYQVRLTPVGDGVQVTVEKDLNTVAPADVSRRVLSLIQDNLG, encoded by the coding sequence ATGAAGCGACTGGCCGGATTTTCCGCCCTTGCTCTGATCGTCTCCAGCACCAGCGGTTGCGGCTGGCTCTGGGGTGAAAATGGCTACTTCCGTGATCGCGGTAGCGACTATCTGGAAGCGCGTCAGACTGCACCGATGCAATTGCCGGCTGATGTCCAGGCCAAGCGTCTCGATCCGCTGCTGCCGGTGCCTGCCCAGGTGGCCAGCAGCACCGCGACCCCGGCCGAATTCGAAGTGCCGCGCCCGCAAGGCCTGCAGGTACGTGCCGACGAGCGCGAGTTCAGCCTGCAGCGCAGCGGCGATTCGCGTTGGGTCGTGGCTCAGCGCGTGCCGGCCGAAGTCTGGCCGCTGGTGCGTCAGTTTTTCGAGGACAACGGTTTCCGCATCGCCAGCGAGCGTCCGCAAACCGGTGAATTCATCACCTCCTGGCAGCGTTTCGATGAGCTCTCCACGAGCATGGCGCGCAGTCTGAGCAGCCGCGTTTCCGGCGTTGCGGCGGACGCCGAAACCCGTGTGCGCGTGCGCATCGAGCCGGGTGTGCAGCGCAACACCAGTGAAGTCTTCGTCACCAGCGCCGAGCGTCCTGCCGGCAGCACCGCCGATGTCGATTTCGCTGCCCGTAGCGGCAATGCCAGCCTCGAAGCTGCACTGCTCGACGAAATGCTGGTGAGCATGGCCCGTGGCGTGGAGCAGGGCGGCTCGGTATCGCTGCTCGCCGCACGCGACTACGATGCGCCCAGCCGCGTCAGCCTGAGCGAAGACGGCAACGGCAACCCGGTGCTCAACCTCGGCGCCGATTTCGACCGCGCCTGGTCTGGCGTCGGCCGTTCGCTGGAGCTCGGCAACGTGCGCGTCGACGACCTCAACCGCAGCCTTGGCCTGTACTACATCAACATGGCCGAAGGCGCTCAGATCAACGAAGAGAAGCCAGGCTTCTTCGGTCGCATGTTCGGCAGCGCGCCGAGCAAGGAAGAGATCGAAGCCCGCGCCGAGCGCTATCAGGTGCGCCTGACTCCGGTTGGCGATGGCGTCCAGGTCACCGTGGAAAAAGACCTCAACACCGTAGCCCCGGCCGATGTATCGCGCCGCGTGCTGAGCCTGATCCAGGATAATCTCGGCTGA